Proteins from one Desulfobacterales bacterium genomic window:
- a CDS encoding cell envelope integrity protein TolA, protein MSQTIVNVSLVALSQIQAAPDATGPASGKVAAKPLAEKAPPPPKAAPLEKPAAPKPKPAETVSLSPKKWSEKTSLKKETFKPARVVKRAIKQIEEQAEASRPSTVEAAIDRIRGKIGEKETDNRLPDNRTMAGTAEAGVGVAGPGGGDGKPAPEILVYQQDIAYHIRNNWVYPEQLAGQRKDLEARLVISIMASGEIKDVRFEKRSGDSYLDDSAYKAVLKSNPLPALPKGYQFYNVMLGFTPAGLQ, encoded by the coding sequence ATGTCACAGACAATTGTGAACGTCAGCCTGGTTGCATTGTCACAAATTCAGGCGGCTCCGGATGCAACAGGGCCTGCTTCAGGCAAAGTCGCTGCGAAACCATTGGCTGAAAAGGCGCCGCCGCCTCCTAAAGCAGCACCACTCGAAAAACCGGCCGCCCCCAAACCCAAACCGGCAGAGACGGTTTCATTATCCCCTAAAAAGTGGAGCGAAAAGACATCGCTGAAAAAAGAAACATTCAAGCCCGCCCGGGTCGTTAAGCGGGCGATTAAGCAGATTGAGGAACAGGCCGAAGCGTCACGTCCCAGCACGGTTGAGGCGGCCATCGATCGCATCCGGGGGAAAATTGGTGAAAAAGAAACGGACAACCGCCTGCCTGACAACAGGACAATGGCCGGTACAGCCGAGGCAGGCGTGGGCGTGGCGGGTCCGGGAGGAGGGGATGGAAAACCTGCTCCGGAAATACTGGTTTACCAGCAGGATATCGCATACCATATTCGCAATAACTGGGTCTATCCGGAACAATTGGCAGGGCAGCGCAAAGACCTGGAGGCCAGGCTGGTGATCAGCATTATGGCCAGCGGCGAAATCAAGGATGTCCGATTTGAAAAAAGGTCCGGCGACAGCTACCTGGATGATTCGGCCTATAAGGCTGTCTTAAAATCGAATCCACTTCCGGCGCTGCCCAAAGGGTATCAGTTTTATAACGTTATGCTGGGGTTTACGCCGGCGGGTTTGCAATGA
- the tolR gene encoding protein TolR — MMTGGDKNGLMSDINVTPFVDVMLVLLIIFMVTAPMMSQGVSVSLPEATSQPLPSETDHLIITINKDNQVFINDYQVSLDFLQEKLSKIIESRQNQDVYLRADKNISYGMVVRVMSEIKEAGVEKLGMVTEPIPASGIDRKSGKRK, encoded by the coding sequence ATGATGACAGGCGGCGATAAGAACGGGTTGATGTCCGACATCAATGTAACCCCCTTTGTAGACGTGATGCTCGTGTTGTTGATAATATTCATGGTTACGGCCCCCATGATGTCTCAGGGCGTCAGTGTCTCCCTGCCGGAAGCCACCTCCCAGCCGCTTCCGTCGGAAACCGATCACCTCATCATTACGATCAACAAAGACAATCAGGTATTTATAAACGATTATCAGGTATCCCTTGATTTTTTGCAGGAAAAACTATCGAAAATCATTGAAAGCCGCCAAAATCAGGATGTGTATTTGCGGGCCGACAAAAACATCTCTTATGGCATGGTGGTCCGGGTTATGTCTGAGATTAAAGAAGCCGGGGTTGAAAAGCTGGGCATGGTTACGGAGCCGATACCTGCAAGCGGCATAGACCGGAAATCCGGCAAAAGGAAATAA
- the ruvB gene encoding Holliday junction branch migration DNA helicase RuvB produces MTKGSSETYSGEDLGLLSGACLPMDQEPEILSLRPTRLSEYIGQPEVVETLKIAIEAANKRGEPPDHVIFHGPPGLGKTTLAHIIANEMGKHLTVTSGPALDKGGDLIGILTNLEDGQVLFIDEIHRIPKPVEEFLYPAMEDFAVDFVFDKGVHARSHRYRLNRFVLVGATTRVGLLSAPLRDRFGIFRSLDFYTDTDLVTITKRSAGLLQVEIDDEAAIELSKRSRGTPRVANRLLKRVRDYAQVRADGIISRKTVIAALALEGIDERGLTVLDHRYLKTIIEFYNGGPVGIEAIAATLQEETDTLVDVVEPFLLKTGLVIRTSSGRKASEAAYKHLGFRLQKRLF; encoded by the coding sequence ATGACAAAGGGCAGCAGCGAGACATATTCTGGTGAAGACCTGGGGTTGCTTTCCGGAGCGTGTTTGCCGATGGATCAGGAGCCGGAAATCCTGTCCCTGCGTCCTACCCGCCTGTCGGAATATATCGGTCAGCCCGAGGTGGTTGAAACGCTTAAAATTGCCATTGAAGCAGCCAATAAACGCGGCGAACCGCCTGATCATGTCATTTTTCACGGTCCTCCCGGTTTAGGCAAGACAACCCTGGCGCATATTATTGCCAATGAAATGGGAAAACATCTCACGGTGACCTCAGGTCCGGCGCTTGATAAGGGCGGAGACTTAATTGGCATTCTAACGAACCTTGAAGACGGTCAAGTCCTGTTCATTGATGAAATCCACCGCATTCCCAAACCGGTTGAAGAATTTCTTTACCCGGCCATGGAGGATTTTGCCGTGGACTTTGTGTTTGACAAAGGCGTTCATGCCCGCAGTCACCGCTACCGGCTCAATCGTTTTGTGCTGGTGGGTGCAACGACACGGGTAGGGCTCTTATCGGCGCCGCTGCGGGATCGGTTCGGCATTTTCAGAAGTCTTGATTTCTATACCGACACGGATTTGGTAACCATTACAAAACGATCAGCCGGCCTGCTGCAAGTGGAGATTGATGACGAGGCGGCGATTGAACTGTCCAAGCGATCCCGGGGAACCCCACGGGTTGCCAACCGGCTGCTGAAGCGCGTTAGGGATTATGCCCAGGTCCGGGCCGATGGCATAATTTCACGAAAAACCGTTATCGCCGCGCTCGCCCTGGAAGGGATCGACGAACGGGGACTGACAGTCCTGGATCATCGCTATTTAAAAACAATCATTGAGTTTTATAATGGCGGCCCGGTCGGTATAGAAGCGATTGCGGCAACGCTTCAGGAAGAAACGGATACGCTGGTGGATGTTGTGGAACCCTTTCTGCTAAAGACCGGTCTGGTGATCAGAACGTCTTCAGGCCGCAAGGCATCGGAAGCGGCATACAAACATCTCGGTTTTCGGTTGCAGAAAAGGTTATTTTAG
- a CDS encoding OB-fold domain-containing protein: protein MIGYLEGKLLKKDIDRILLLANQVGYEVLLPAVVMDTFITKKTGDDVSLYIYFQQTERQPKPVLIGFNLEAEKEFFQLFISVEDIGPQKAVKALNIPIRDIARAIEAKDVQKLNGLKGVGKRTAQKIIATLAGKMDKFALIRKTEQPEAPVAGDIQQQVMDVLVRQLGHKSADAKNMVAMALKRNSAIATPEELFEEVYRGEIAS, encoded by the coding sequence ATGATCGGTTATTTGGAAGGCAAACTGCTAAAAAAAGATATTGACCGGATACTGCTGCTGGCCAATCAAGTCGGGTATGAAGTGTTGCTCCCCGCAGTCGTGATGGATACCTTCATTACAAAAAAGACGGGTGATGATGTTTCGTTATATATCTATTTTCAGCAAACGGAGCGCCAACCCAAACCGGTCCTGATCGGTTTTAATCTTGAGGCCGAGAAGGAATTCTTTCAGCTTTTTATCTCTGTAGAAGACATCGGTCCCCAGAAGGCCGTCAAGGCGCTGAATATCCCCATTCGTGACATCGCCCGGGCGATTGAGGCAAAGGATGTCCAGAAATTAAACGGGCTCAAAGGGGTCGGCAAAAGAACCGCCCAGAAAATTATCGCCACCCTTGCCGGGAAGATGGACAAATTCGCCTTGATTCGAAAAACCGAGCAGCCCGAGGCGCCTGTTGCCGGGGATATCCAACAGCAGGTAATGGACGTGCTGGTTCGTCAACTGGGTCATAAAAGTGCAGATGCCAAAAATATGGTGGCAATGGCGCTGAAGCGCAACAGTGCCATCGCGACCCCTGAAGAACTCTTTGAAGAAGTCTATCGCGGTGAAATTGCATCATGA
- a CDS encoding SAM-dependent chlorinase/fluorinase, which translates to MSIISLLTDFGFADEYVGVMKGVILSINPAAVIVDISHRVEPQGILQAAFLVKSAYRFFPDNTIHVIVVDPGVGSDRAILAYEKDKHIFIAPDNGVLSLLLDETGDDKVIRIENSDYFLKPVSQTFHGRDIVAPVAAYLSRGTAIAEFGPELDLNEIIRLPIPKACITEAGTIVGSVISIDHFGNLITNIDLNMLTQYGISEKKAVIVLGDVTLKGVMPNYVSAKIGHPLVITGSRGYLEIAVNKGSARAKFNVAIGDTVRIGLDD; encoded by the coding sequence ATGTCTATTATTTCGCTCTTAACGGATTTTGGTTTTGCTGATGAATATGTCGGGGTGATGAAAGGGGTCATATTGTCCATCAATCCGGCAGCCGTCATTGTTGATATTTCGCACCGGGTTGAACCGCAAGGCATCCTTCAGGCGGCCTTCCTCGTCAAATCCGCCTATCGATTTTTTCCAGATAATACGATTCATGTTATTGTCGTTGACCCGGGAGTCGGCAGCGACCGGGCGATTCTGGCCTATGAAAAAGATAAGCACATTTTTATTGCACCCGACAATGGTGTCCTGTCGCTGTTGCTGGATGAGACGGGCGACGACAAAGTCATCCGTATTGAAAATTCAGATTATTTTTTAAAACCCGTTAGTCAGACCTTCCACGGTCGTGATATTGTCGCTCCGGTTGCCGCCTATTTGTCCAGGGGAACGGCCATAGCGGAATTCGGTCCGGAGCTGGATCTAAACGAGATTATACGGCTGCCTATCCCAAAAGCATGCATCACCGAAGCCGGTACCATTGTCGGGAGCGTCATTTCAATCGATCATTTCGGGAATTTAATTACAAATATTGATTTAAATATGCTGACACAGTATGGTATCTCCGAGAAAAAAGCGGTGATTGTCCTCGGGGATGTGACTCTGAAGGGAGTCATGCCTAATTATGTCAGTGCGAAAATCGGCCATCCCCTTGTTATTACAGGAAGTCGCGGTTATCTGGAGATTGCCGTTAACAAGGGCAGCGCCCGGGCTAAGTTCAATGTGGCCATAGGAGATACCGTCCGGATCGGATTAGATGATTGA
- the ybgF gene encoding tol-pal system protein YbgF: protein MKKSVFLILLGGFLLSGCALQQDVNSLNNHLMALSQRNDRLEQRTARLEQGIAELDRQLSALKQRDLELEQRSSGLQQNSAQVASRIENVQKTQAETDQQLREQLAGLRVMLTDIRQEMQALSGKSEVSDHLLKQKTKAAEDLEKKLESRLSFLEEQSARYPERISRLEQYLNLEGSQKKSLKEGVESQVTKELSDNELYARAKQSFDNGVYETARKGFQELIEKYPKSNNADNAQFWIGEIYYREKWYEKAILEYQKVIENYPQGNKISAALLKQGFAFLNIGDETNARLILRELLNKYPESNEAKVAGKKLNELK, encoded by the coding sequence ATGAAAAAATCGGTATTTCTGATTTTGTTAGGGGGTTTTCTGTTGTCGGGTTGCGCCCTGCAGCAGGATGTCAATTCGTTAAACAATCACTTGATGGCACTTTCACAGCGAAATGACAGGCTTGAGCAGCGCACCGCCAGGCTTGAGCAGGGCATCGCAGAGCTGGACCGGCAACTCAGCGCTTTAAAACAGCGCGATTTGGAACTGGAACAGCGCAGCAGTGGGCTGCAACAGAACAGCGCCCAGGTGGCGTCCCGGATTGAAAATGTTCAAAAAACGCAGGCGGAAACCGACCAGCAACTGCGGGAGCAGCTTGCCGGTTTGCGGGTGATGCTGACGGATATTCGTCAGGAAATGCAGGCTTTGAGCGGTAAATCGGAAGTCTCCGATCATTTGTTGAAACAGAAAACAAAAGCGGCTGAAGATTTGGAAAAGAAGCTTGAAAGCCGACTGTCTTTTTTGGAAGAGCAATCGGCCCGCTATCCGGAGCGTATCAGCAGGCTGGAACAATACCTCAATCTTGAGGGCTCCCAGAAGAAATCTCTGAAAGAGGGTGTTGAGAGTCAGGTCACGAAAGAACTTTCCGATAATGAGTTATATGCCCGGGCAAAGCAGTCGTTTGATAATGGTGTATATGAAACCGCCCGGAAGGGGTTTCAGGAATTGATTGAAAAGTATCCGAAATCCAATAACGCAGACAACGCGCAGTTTTGGATCGGTGAAATTTACTATCGCGAAAAATGGTATGAAAAAGCGATTTTAGAATATCAAAAGGTGATAGAAAATTATCCCCAAGGGAATAAAATTTCCGCTGCATTACTGAAACAGGGTTTTGCATTTCTGAACATCGGCGATGAAACCAATGCCCGCCTAATTTTAAGGGAATTATTGAATAAGTATCCGGAATCCAATGAAGCCAAGGTTGCCGGCAAGAAACTCAATGAGCTTAAATAG
- the pal gene encoding peptidoglycan-associated lipoprotein Pal has protein sequence MQKKFWISLALLLVIPGLLFTASCAKKTVKSEASVSEMPKSEMAKETAAAAVKEDTSAADKARAEAEALEKQRMEAERLRKLEEERLKAQQLREAQLEQERREAEIAKYLEEAKKNVFLTELVQFDFDSSVLTAMAQDRLKRKAGWLKEHEKASVIIEGHCDERGSNEYNLALGWRRAEAAKAFLVDLGISATRMSTISYGEERPFEKGKDESAWSQNRRAHFVLE, from the coding sequence ATGCAAAAAAAATTTTGGATAAGTTTGGCACTGTTATTAGTGATTCCCGGGCTGCTGTTTACAGCCTCATGTGCAAAAAAAACCGTAAAGTCCGAAGCGTCCGTGAGCGAGATGCCCAAGAGCGAGATGGCCAAAGAGACGGCCGCGGCCGCGGTCAAAGAGGATACCTCGGCGGCCGACAAGGCCCGCGCGGAAGCAGAAGCACTTGAAAAACAGCGAATGGAAGCTGAAAGGCTACGGAAGCTGGAGGAAGAACGCCTTAAAGCCCAGCAGCTGCGAGAAGCGCAACTTGAGCAAGAACGCCGAGAGGCAGAAATCGCAAAATACCTTGAAGAAGCCAAAAAGAATGTATTCCTGACCGAACTGGTTCAGTTTGATTTTGACAGCTCTGTCTTGACGGCGATGGCCCAGGACCGGCTGAAACGAAAGGCGGGATGGCTGAAGGAACACGAGAAAGCTTCGGTTATCATCGAGGGGCATTGCGATGAACGCGGATCCAATGAATATAACCTTGCGCTGGGATGGAGACGCGCGGAAGCCGCCAAGGCATTTCTGGTTGATCTGGGCATTTCGGCCACACGGATGTCGACCATCAGTTATGGCGAAGAACGCCCGTTTGAAAAAGGGAAAGATGAAAGCGCCTGGTCACAAAACCGGCGGGCTCATTTCGTGCTTGAGTAA
- the tolB gene encoding Tol-Pal system beta propeller repeat protein TolB, with product MSRIQHIISGIMCALLLLAWPAPGRAAYDYINISNPFLKKIPIAVPVFKAFSKSSAENNAAKPAADLLSQTLEYTGYFKIIDRAAFLSDPQQPHIDIPDIVFRNWTGIGAELLITGGILINNDMAEMELRLFDTIKAKLIVGKRYKGWVKDQRRMIQRFASDVIFSLTGEQGVFSSKIAFISNGTGNKEVYICDFDGYNSRQVTHTNNITLSPAWSSDGKWIAYTAYTKGNPDLYIMYLEEKRGAIVSEKGLNMSPAWMPNQFSLAATLSFEGDPEIYMLTGSGKIIKRLTKSWGIDVSPSWSPDGKKMAFVSNRSGTPQIYIMDLYTGRTERLTFEGGYNTSPSWSAKGDRIAYAGMQKGQFDIYVITADGQSLVKLTQDAGDNEAPSWSPDGNLIAFSSTREGASRIYVMTAYGTDQRRLLTLPGEQTAPNWSLRIMND from the coding sequence ATGAGCAGAATTCAACACATCATATCAGGCATCATGTGCGCCCTACTTCTTTTGGCATGGCCGGCGCCGGGCAGAGCGGCATATGATTACATTAATATCAGCAATCCTTTTTTAAAAAAAATACCGATTGCCGTTCCCGTATTCAAAGCTTTCAGCAAGAGTTCGGCCGAAAATAACGCAGCGAAACCGGCGGCGGACCTTTTGTCTCAAACACTTGAATACACGGGATATTTTAAAATAATCGACCGTGCCGCTTTTCTGTCCGACCCCCAGCAGCCCCATATCGACATCCCTGATATCGTTTTCAGGAACTGGACGGGGATCGGCGCAGAACTATTGATCACCGGCGGCATCCTGATCAATAACGATATGGCTGAAATGGAACTGCGTCTGTTTGATACCATCAAGGCCAAATTAATTGTCGGCAAAAGATACAAAGGCTGGGTCAAAGACCAACGCAGAATGATCCAGCGGTTTGCCAGCGATGTAATTTTTTCTCTGACAGGCGAGCAGGGTGTTTTCAGCAGCAAAATCGCATTTATTTCAAATGGCACCGGAAATAAGGAAGTATACATTTGTGATTTTGACGGCTACAACTCCCGTCAGGTGACGCACACAAATAATATCACCCTTTCGCCGGCCTGGTCTTCGGACGGAAAATGGATTGCGTATACCGCCTATACCAAGGGAAATCCCGATCTTTATATCATGTATCTGGAGGAAAAAAGGGGGGCGATCGTTTCTGAAAAAGGGCTGAACATGTCGCCGGCCTGGATGCCGAACCAATTTTCACTCGCGGCAACCCTTTCGTTTGAGGGTGATCCGGAAATATATATGTTGACCGGAAGCGGAAAAATTATTAAAAGGTTAACAAAAAGCTGGGGGATTGATGTGTCTCCTTCCTGGTCGCCGGACGGCAAGAAAATGGCCTTTGTGTCGAACCGGTCGGGAACTCCCCAGATTTATATCATGGATTTATATACCGGCCGGACCGAGCGGTTGACATTTGAAGGCGGTTATAATACATCTCCTAGCTGGTCAGCCAAAGGGGATCGGATCGCTTATGCCGGTATGCAAAAAGGACAATTTGATATTTATGTTATTACGGCCGACGGTCAGAGTCTGGTCAAACTGACCCAGGACGCAGGCGACAATGAAGCGCCGTCGTGGTCACCGGACGGGAATTTGATTGCCTTTAGTTCGACGCGGGAAGGGGCTTCAAGAATCTATGTAATGACTGCTTATGGAACAGACCAGCGTCGCCTGCTGACCCTGCCGGGTGAGCAGACAGCGCCCAATTGGTCATTGCGGATTATGAATGATTAA
- a CDS encoding crossover junction endodeoxyribonuclease RuvC, translating into MSLNRHSILKEPGTTKIIGIDPGVAATGIGIVKGKGLKISGYSFGSIHTPKNISMAHRLDQIFSKLVLVLEEEKPDFMVVEDVFSLLKFPKSGINLGKVTGVILLAGCRAGVPVVEISVREVKQILTGNGNANKAQLEKAVRHLLKTTNPIKPDHASDAIALALIGLFRSHKGLAGNA; encoded by the coding sequence ATGAGCTTAAATAGGCATTCTATTTTAAAAGAACCCGGGACGACAAAGATTATCGGGATCGATCCAGGTGTTGCGGCTACCGGTATCGGCATTGTCAAAGGAAAAGGGCTCAAGATCTCAGGGTATTCATTCGGCAGTATCCATACTCCCAAAAACATTTCAATGGCTCACCGTCTCGATCAAATTTTTTCAAAGCTTGTTCTTGTTCTGGAGGAGGAAAAGCCGGACTTCATGGTGGTTGAGGATGTCTTTTCCCTTCTGAAATTTCCGAAGTCCGGGATCAATTTGGGAAAAGTTACCGGCGTAATTCTTCTGGCGGGGTGCCGGGCGGGTGTGCCGGTAGTTGAAATCTCAGTCCGTGAGGTCAAGCAGATTTTAACCGGAAACGGAAATGCCAATAAGGCGCAGCTGGAAAAGGCGGTCCGCCATCTTTTAAAAACAACAAATCCGATTAAGCCGGATCATGCGTCCGATGCAATCGCTTTGGCGCTTATCGGACTTTTTCGCAGCCATAAGGGGTTGGCGGGCAATGCTTAG